The DNA segment AAGGAGCAGAGTATGGGTGTGTCGGTCGAACCCAATGACACCATAGAGGTCCCTCAGAAGAATATGCTCGGGAACTAAGTAATTGTGTGAATCCGATGCAAACGAGCAATGCTCCATCGCAATTGAGGGTTTGGTTTTTGTTTTGTTCGTTTATAATTTGCTGTGCATCGCTGGGTGGTGCCGTGCAACTACCAAAGGCGTTCAAGGATTTAGGTTCCGCTGATTTTCGCAAGCGTGAGAACGCGCAAGGAAAATTGTTGGATTGGGCTAAGAAATCTCCAGAGCCTGCAATGTTAGAGTTTCTCGAACAGTCACGCGATGCAAGTGACCCAGAGATTAGAGAGCGCTGTTACGAAATTCTTCGTATTTTAGTTGATGCCGAATACATGAAGGAAGGGGAGGGATACATCGGAGTCGCCCTTGCATTGAACGATGAAATCCTAACCGTTCCTGGTGATTTAAAGCCCCGATACGCGATCCGTGTTATAGAAGTTCGAGCAGACACCCCAGGAGAAGCTGCAGGAGTCCAGTTGAATGATATGATTGTAGCATTGGAG comes from the bacterium genome and includes:
- a CDS encoding PDZ domain-containing protein; the encoded protein is MQTSNAPSQLRVWFLFCSFIICCASLGGAVQLPKAFKDLGSADFRKRENAQGKLLDWAKKSPEPAMLEFLEQSRDASDPEIRERCYEILRILVDAEYMKEGEGYIGVALALNDEILTVPGDLKPRYAIRVIEVRADTPGEAAGVQLNDMIVALEEGVWRNTGASSLFRERVKTMKPNSHAKLSILRNGEVLELKVTLGRRPVMADLFINGQDFDTETAEREAKDVYFKLWLSKRKTKIGAGS